In Prunus dulcis chromosome 2, ALMONDv2, whole genome shotgun sequence, a single genomic region encodes these proteins:
- the LOC117619181 gene encoding serine/threonine-protein kinase TIO-like isoform X2: MGVENYHVIELVGEGSFGKVYKGRRKYTGQTVAMKFIMKHGKSDKDIHNLRQEIEILRKLKHENIIEMLDSFESPQEFCVVTEFAQGELFEILEDDKCLPEEQVQAIAKQLVRALHYLHSNRIIHRDMKPQNILIGAGSIVKLCDFGFARAMSTNTVVLRSIKGTPLYMAPELVREQPYNHTADLWSLGVILYELFVGQPPFYTNSVYALIRHIVKDPVKYPDNMSPSFKSFLKGLLNKVPQNRLTWPALLEHPFVKEMPHELEAREMRSATAAERGCVAAWRGEGNTVQTSVGLAVSSPDSSENNSGISFQGDAQSDIPDCTVVNSSPNEFPGFAYPNEVKQSGCQILDRLENNSRTVKGAQIISQDNEAVAHVLLPLKRCSQGSPNSCRDQDILNSNQSLRILSNLVAAGAIHSSGLLDAIIHELLVYTGIIVSMKASEVNELKAKSFSIIKILVDNAGSGAGGSYFRHWVTFADIFSQVVGCSEEASGRVLYESIACITVVLTRVTQGLKAVSSTSVPEAVSDPNETWKQILDHAKTSGLVDQLCLCLVTAGSSLISGSSNMLRAACEACRAIWLLVDASENLSMKRNAYSFPLNTMRSPSLQLGIRDQDQSSLIGTESAKLVAAVTRAFLRSKAVQVAIHYCLHQRLEASLYASIQLLLRCCLHNGIVPGMLCGLPSSLPVTTVVSGGGDGTIISEIFSLLSLCISSQNRDPQAIETTNLKCKLTNPTTLVLHSCLILATIAQCLKATGRNSALFMLTTSPKKQLSRLSVLAHHFSSDESTNTSFQTHTASAMLALASILSLESGASVGSSVSEVAVPLIPRSATLCDYLKVSPGSGIELGPNGTKSALSYWHGLRDGCVGLLESRLRWGGPSVVKQLCTSNIPLLLVSLLAKNQQNVSPQEVDSTNDQVGLSPIGVVWTISSICHCLSGGALTFRHILLRSDHIKLISDLISDMHLKLVKSWVGPGGGKDGVRDIINAVIDLLAFPFVAVQNAPGLLSATASVNSGALLNMGSPGVRVGMEDRDMVKVIEEDLGKYIKNLLEVGVPGIILRCLENLELKDIGRPVAFLAKMIGHRPLAVQLVGKGLLDPTRMRRLLDCSSPREVMLDVLMIVSDLARMDKGFYEYINGASVLEFFKEFLTHEDPNVRSKACSALGNMCRHSSYFYSALAKHQIIGLLIDRCSDPDKRTRKFACFAIGNAAYHNDMLYDELRRSIPHLANLLLSTEEDKTKANAAGALSNLVRNSNKLCEDIVSKGAMQSLLKLVADCSVVALNPGRKDSVNESPLKIALFSLAKMCSHPPCKQFLRSSELFSVIGRLRQSPESTIANYASVIITKVADS, translated from the exons ATGGGTGTGGAGAACTACCATGTGATTGAGCTTGTAGGCGAAGGTTCCTTTGGGAAGGTATACAAGGGAAGGCGCAAGTACACCGGGCAG ACTGTTGCAATGAAATTCATCATGAAACATGGGAAAAGCGACAAAGATATTCACAATTTAAGACAAGAAATTGAG ATCCTAAGAAAGTTGAAGCATGAAAATATAATCGAAATGCTTGATTCCTTTGAAAGCCCACAAGAGTTCTGTGTTGTCACAGAATTTGCACAA GGTGAGCTATTTGAAATTCTTGAGGATGATAAGTGCCTTCCCGAAGAACAAGTTCAAGCAATTGCAAAGCAGTTG GTGAGAGCGTTGCATTATCTGCATTCCAACCGTATCATTCATCGTGACATGAAACCACAAAACATTCTAATTGGTGCTGGTTCTATTGTCAAG CTCTGTGATTTTGGGTTTGCACGCGCAATGTCCACAAATACTGTTGTTTTGCGATCCATTAAAG GTACTCCTCTGTACATGGCACCTGAACTAGTACGGGAACAACCCTACAATCACACTGCGGATTTATGGTCTCTTGGAGTAATATT ATATGAATTATTTGTTGGCCAGCCTCCATTTTATACAAATTCTGTATATGCACTCATCAGGCACATTGTTAAG GATCCGGTTAAATACCCTGACAACATGAGTCCAAGTTTTAAAAGCTTTCTGAAGGGATTGCTCAATAAG GTACCTCAAAATCGATTGACTTGGCCAGCTCTTCTGGAGCACCCATTTGTTAAAGAGATGCCTCATGAACTGGAGGCTAGG GAAATGCGTTCTGCAACTGCTGCAGAAAGAGGATGTGTTGCGGCATGGAGGGGTGAAGGAAACACAGTTCAAACATCAGTTGGTTTGGCTGTTTCTTCTCCTG ATTCTTCAGAAAACAACAGTGGAATAAGTTTTCAGGGTGATGCTCAATCAGACATTCCTGACTGCACAGTAGTCAATTCTTCCCCAAATGAGTTCCCAGGATTTGCATATCCTAATGAAGTAAAACAGTCAG GTTGCCAAATTTTGGACAGATTGGAAAATAACTCTCGTACAGTTAAAGGTGCACAAATAATTAGTCAAGATAATGAAGCAGTAGCACATGTTTTGCTACCACTTAAAAGATGTTCCCAAGGATCCCCAAATTCGTGCAG AGATCAAGATATTCTTAATTCAAACCAGTCTTTGAGGATCCTTTCAAACTTAGTTGCGGCTGGTGCCATCCATTCCAGTGGGCTACTTGATGCAATAATACATGAACTTCTTGTTTACACTGGCATCATAGTTAGCATGAAAGCTTCTGAAGTGAATGAGTTAAAAGCAAAG AGTTTctcaataattaaaattttggtagacAATGCCGGAAGTGGCGCTGGAGGCTCATATTTCAGGCACTGGGTTACGTTTGCTGATATTTTTTCGCAA GTTGTTGGTTGCAGCGAAGAGGCATCTGGACGAGTTCTGTATGAGTCCATTGCTTGCATAACTGTTGTGTTAACCAGAGTCACTCAGGGCCTTAAAGCAGTTTCTTCAACTTCAGTTCCTGAGGCGGTTTCTGATCCTAATGAAACATGGAAACAGATTTTGGATCACGCTAAAACATCTGGTTTAGTGGATCAACTTTGTCTCTGCTTAGTTACTGCGGGGTCAAGTCTTATTTCAGGTTCTTCAAATATGCTGCGTGCAGCTTGTGAAGCATGTAGGGCTATTTGGTTGCTGGTAGATGCATCAGAAAATCTTTCTATGAAAAGAAATGCCTATTCATTTCCACTTAACACTATGCGCAGTCCTTCACTCCAACTTGGCATTAGGGATCAAGATCAAAGTTCTTTAATTGGGACAGAATCAGCAAAACTTGTTGCTGCAGTGACTAGGGCATTCCTTAGATCAAAAGCAGTACAGGTTGCTATACATTATTGCCTTCATCAACGACTTGAGGCTTCACTGTATGCTAGCATTCAG CTATTGTTGAGGTGCTGCTTGCATAATGGAATTGTTCCTGGTATGCTCTGTGGCCTGCCTAGTTCCCTACCTGTAACTACTGTTGTCAGTGGTGGGGGTGATGGAACCATTATTTCAGAGATATTCTCGTTGTTGTCTTTGTGCATTTCATCTCAAAATAGAGATCCACAAGCAATTGAAACAACCAACTTGAAGTGCAAATTAACTAATCCCACTACCTTGGTTCTGCATTCGTGCCTCATCCTTGCAACAATTGCACAATGTTTGAAGGCAACTGGAAGAAATTCTGCATTATTTATGTTGACAACCTCCCCAAAGAAGCAGCTTTCTCGACTTTCTGTCCTCGCTCATCATTTTTCTTCTGATGAGAGCACAAACACTTCCTTTCAAACTCATACAGCATCAGCCATGTTGGCACTGGCTTCCATATTGTCTCTTGAATCTGGAGCTTCTGTTGGGTCCTCTGTCTCCGAAGTAGCAGTGCCTTTGATTCCTCGAAGTGCCACACTATGTGACTACCTCAAAGTTTCACCAGGCAGTGGAATTGAATTGGGTCCTAATGGCACCAAGAGTGCTCTCTCATACTGGCATGGTCTTAGGGATGGATGTGTTGGCTTGCTGGAGTCCAGACTGAGGTGGGGAGGACCCTCAGTTGTCAAACAGCTGTGTACGAGCAATATCCCTCTTCTTCTAGTCAGTTTGTTAgccaaaaaccaacaaaatgtGTCTCCACAAGAAGTTGACAGCACAAATGATCAAGTTGGGCTTTCCCCAATCGGAGTTGTGTGGACAATATCGTCAATATGTCACTGCCTCTCAGGTGGAGCCTTAACTTTTCGTCATATTTTGCTCAGAAGTGATCACATCAAGCTCATCTCTGACCTGATATCTGATATGCATCTCAAGCTCGTAAAGTCCTGGGTTGGGCCTGGTGGAGGGAAGGATGGTGTGAGAGATATAATAAATGCAGTAATTGATCTCTTGGCATTTCCTTTTGTGGCCGTACAGAATGCTCCGGGATTGCTATCAGCCACTGCTTCAGTGAACAGCGGGGCCCTTCTCAACATGGGTTCACCAGGTGTGAGAGTTGGCATGGAAGACAGAGACATGGTGAAAGTAATTGAGGAAGACCTGGGAAAGTATATTAAAAACCTTTTGGAG GTAGGAGTGCCAGGCATCATTCTTCGATGTTTAGAGAATTTGGAGTTAAAAGATATAGGAAGGCCTGTGGCCTTTCTTGCTAAGATGATTGGTCACCGACCATTGGCAGTTCAACTTGTGGGTAAAGGCTTGTTGGATCCCACTAGGATGAGAAGATTGCTCGATTGTTCAAGCCCAAGGGAGGTGATGCTGGATGTTCTGATGATTGTTTCTGATTTGGCTCGCATGGACAAG GGATTCTACGAATACATTAACGGGGCTTCTGTACTGGAGTTCTTTAAGGAATTTCTTACCCATGAAGATCCTAATGTGCGCTCAAAGGCTTGCAGTGCTCTAGGCAATATGTGCCGGCACAGCTCCTACTTTTATAGTGCCCTA GCAAAGCATCAAATCATTGGCCTCCTTATTGATCGATGCTCTGATCCAGACAAACGGACACGAAAATTTGCTTGCTTTGCT ATCGGAAATGCTGCCTACCATAATGACATGTTATATGATGAGCTACGAAGATCTATACCCCATCTTGCCAATTTGCTGCTTTCAACCGAAGAAGACAAGACAAAAGCAAATGCTGCCGGTGCACTAAGCAATCTTGTCCGCAACTCCAACAAACTTTGTGAAGACATTGTATCTAAAGGAGCGATGcag TCTTTACTGAAGTTGGTGGCTGACTGTTCGGTGGTAGCACTGAACCCAGGTAGGAAAGATTCAGTAAATGAGTCACCTCTAAAAATAGCTCTCTTTTCATTGGCAAAGATGTGTTCGCATCCGCCGTGCAAACAATTCCTCCGTTCATCAGAGTTGTTCTCAGTGATCGGACGGCTTCGGCAATCTCCAGAATCAACAATTGCCAATTATGCCTCCGTCATCATCACCAAAGTTGCTGATTCTTGA